The Christiangramia salexigens genome includes the window ACTCATAATTAGAACCAATTTTTTTCTAAACAGGCAGCCAACGCAGTTCTGGCTCTATGTATTATAACCCAGAGGTTAGACGGGGTGATGTTAAATTCATTACATATAGCTTCGGTGTCTACTCCGTCAATTGTTTTTCTCTTGAAAATGGTCGCATGTTTTTCATTTATGCTATCCAGGCAATCCAGAATTGCAAGTCCCAGTTCATTATTTTCCATTTGGTCCTCTGCAGTTCGGTCAAACCTGTCTGCCACCTGTTCTTCTATCCAGTCACCTTCATTATAGTCGTCAGAATAATTAATCCTGACTTCTGCTTTGCCTTTTTTTGAATTAATGCGACGGTAATGGTCTATGATTTTT containing:
- a CDS encoding sigma-70 family RNA polymerase sigma factor codes for the protein MPVNSLDPDKWVDKYSDYLFNYAIVRVNDREIANDLISETFLAGLKSAKYFKGEASERTWLISILKRKIIDHYRRINSKKGKAEVRINYSDDYNEGDWIEEQVADRFDRTAEDQMENNELGLAILDCLDSINEKHATIFKRKTIDGVDTEAICNEFNITPSNLWVIIHRARTALAACLEKNWF